One segment of Spirosoma oryzicola DNA contains the following:
- a CDS encoding PadR family transcriptional regulator, producing MDSANQEFLRGTLKTIVLRLLAQQGRMYGYEITQAVEERTGGELTLTFGALYPVLHKLEEEGFLTTQTQEVDGRLRKYYQLTLTGSETAVRKASEFERFVHLMRQLIDSAPNVAFGH from the coding sequence ATGGACTCAGCGAACCAGGAATTTCTACGGGGAACCCTAAAAACCATTGTGCTGCGCTTACTGGCGCAACAGGGACGTATGTACGGCTATGAGATCACCCAGGCCGTTGAAGAACGAACGGGGGGGGAGTTAACGCTTACGTTCGGGGCGCTGTATCCCGTGCTGCATAAGCTGGAAGAAGAGGGGTTCCTAACCACCCAAACGCAAGAAGTCGATGGACGGCTGCGCAAGTATTACCAACTCACCCTCACCGGCAGTGAGACGGCTGTTCGCAAAGCGAGCGAGTTTGAGCGCTTTGTTCACTTGATGCGGCAGCTCATCGATTCGGCGCCCAACGTAGCCTTTGGCCATTAA
- a CDS encoding ABC transporter permease: MVFHYLRIARRQLWQHRQVNLISLLGLSLGLASGLIIFLVVNYLFSFDRYHPHAERSYWIVTDVIGETTMPTDAAPRPLAPVLRRDYAFVETAVRLETFYGRTLSVPNGKGGWLKKFAEARTVCFTEPQYFDLFGVDWITGNPKTALAAPNTIVLSERYARKYFAAAPALGRTLRLDNQVKLTVTGIVKDPPPNTQQRFDAFVSYATIPVLEGPTARVDADWQGLQAMCFVRLRPGADPDQLQQALPQIRRRYLAAQEAPHFAYQLLPLTELNHQRSGEAPRPILYALIGVGILLVMAGCINFINLATTRALKRAREVGVRKVMGSTQGQLIGQFLTETALLVIGAMSVALLLTQLSLPLVNRTLAANIEMLQPTLSILDVVQPRAIGWFLSLLIGVTLLSGLWPAFVLARFKPAKALTGQPLPRLGRGLTLRQALIGGQFVLMQGFILAVLVISAQLHHMQQATWGFTDKSVLVIFLPPQGPAPLAALRQAWEQLPVVEQVSFGSDVPASAYNRPSPFSYHTTTEPEAFETRVRAIDAHYLSVFGIDLVAGRTVRAMSDSTGHDALVNETLVKRLGLSSPVAIVGKHIRVKGTDRTIIGVVRDFRTGDLHQPVLPLTLVDDLPHSRVAMLRLSPTASEPTRQAIQRGWDRVLPAEVYHAEMLTDLMAGFTATERLLAGLVQVFAWVAIGLSCLGLYGLVTFLSEAKAKELGVRRVLGARTGQLLWILGREFGKLLGLGFLVSAPLGAWGLSGWLSKYADRITVNGWLLAATLLLTGLITALTIARQALQAVRANPIHTLQRG, from the coding sequence ATGGTCTTCCACTATCTCCGGATAGCCCGGCGCCAGCTTTGGCAGCATCGGCAGGTCAACCTCATTAGCCTGCTGGGGTTGTCGCTGGGCCTAGCCAGCGGCCTGATTATCTTTCTGGTCGTCAACTACCTGTTCAGTTTTGATCGCTACCATCCCCATGCTGAGCGCTCTTACTGGATCGTCACCGACGTCATTGGGGAAACCACCATGCCCACCGACGCAGCCCCGCGACCACTGGCCCCCGTGCTTCGGCGTGACTACGCCTTTGTGGAAACGGCCGTTCGGCTGGAAACGTTTTATGGCCGCACCCTAAGCGTGCCCAATGGAAAGGGGGGCTGGCTCAAAAAATTTGCCGAAGCCCGGACCGTCTGCTTTACCGAACCCCAGTATTTCGACCTGTTCGGTGTAGACTGGATCACCGGCAATCCAAAGACAGCGCTGGCCGCCCCTAATACGATTGTACTCAGTGAACGGTACGCCCGCAAATATTTTGCTGCCGCCCCCGCCTTAGGACGAACCCTTCGCTTAGACAACCAGGTAAAATTGACCGTGACGGGTATTGTCAAAGACCCCCCGCCCAACACCCAGCAACGCTTCGATGCCTTTGTCTCCTACGCCACCATACCGGTCCTGGAAGGACCGACAGCGCGGGTCGATGCCGACTGGCAGGGGCTGCAAGCCATGTGCTTTGTCCGCCTACGACCCGGTGCGGATCCCGACCAGCTTCAGCAGGCATTACCCCAAATACGGCGTCGGTACCTAGCCGCTCAGGAAGCCCCCCATTTTGCCTATCAGCTGCTGCCCCTGACGGAGCTCAACCACCAGCGCAGTGGGGAAGCGCCCCGGCCCATCCTATACGCCCTCATCGGTGTAGGCATACTACTGGTGATGGCAGGATGTATCAACTTTATTAACCTGGCGACCACCCGGGCACTCAAACGGGCGCGGGAGGTAGGGGTTCGTAAAGTGATGGGTAGCACCCAGGGGCAGCTCATCGGGCAATTTTTGACCGAAACGGCCTTATTGGTCATTGGAGCAATGAGTGTAGCGCTCCTGCTCACCCAGCTAAGCTTACCCCTGGTGAATCGAACGCTGGCGGCCAACATCGAGATGCTACAGCCTACGCTCTCCATTCTCGATGTCGTGCAGCCCCGGGCTATCGGCTGGTTTCTAAGCCTGCTCATCGGCGTCACGTTACTGTCGGGGCTTTGGCCGGCTTTCGTACTGGCTCGCTTCAAGCCGGCCAAAGCCCTGACGGGTCAACCCCTGCCCCGGCTGGGCCGGGGATTAACCCTCCGACAGGCCCTGATTGGGGGGCAGTTTGTGCTCATGCAGGGCTTTATCCTGGCGGTACTGGTGATCAGTGCTCAACTCCACCACATGCAGCAGGCCACCTGGGGGTTTACCGACAAGTCGGTACTGGTCATTTTTCTACCGCCGCAGGGCCCGGCACCGCTCGCGGCCCTGCGGCAGGCTTGGGAGCAACTACCCGTCGTCGAGCAGGTCAGCTTCGGCAGTGACGTACCCGCATCAGCCTATAACCGGCCTAGTCCCTTTAGTTACCACACGACCACCGAGCCGGAAGCCTTTGAGACCCGGGTCCGGGCCATTGATGCGCACTACCTGTCGGTTTTCGGCATTGACTTAGTGGCGGGTCGAACGGTGCGAGCGATGTCGGATTCGACCGGCCACGATGCGCTAGTGAATGAGACGCTGGTGAAGCGATTAGGCCTTTCCTCACCAGTGGCCATTGTGGGGAAACACATTCGGGTAAAGGGGACCGACCGCACGATTATTGGCGTCGTGCGCGATTTCCGGACTGGCGATTTACACCAGCCCGTGCTCCCCCTAACCTTGGTTGACGACCTACCCCACAGCCGGGTAGCGATGCTTCGGCTGAGCCCCACCGCCTCCGAGCCGACTCGTCAAGCCATTCAACGAGGTTGGGATCGAGTCTTGCCGGCGGAGGTCTATCATGCCGAGATGCTGACCGATCTGATGGCGGGCTTCACGGCCACCGAACGGCTACTAGCCGGACTCGTTCAGGTTTTCGCCTGGGTAGCTATTGGGCTGAGTTGTTTAGGCCTTTATGGACTGGTGACGTTTTTAAGCGAGGCCAAAGCCAAAGAGCTGGGCGTTCGTCGCGTGCTAGGCGCCCGCACCGGCCAGTTGCTGTGGATCCTGGGCCGGGAATTTGGCAAGCTGCTGGGACTGGGTTTTTTGGTATCGGCGCCGCTGGGGGCTTGGGGGCTTTCGGGCTGGTTAAGCAAGTACGCGGACCGAATCACTGTAAACGGGTGGCTGCTGGCCGCTACGCTACTCCTAACGGGCCTGATTACCGCCCTAACCATCGCACGTCAGGCCCTCCAAGCCGTGCGGGCCAATCCCATTCACACCCTACAACGCGGCTAA
- a CDS encoding PadR family transcriptional regulator yields the protein MDSSTSEYLRGTLKTIVLGLLAEKDRMYGYEITQAVKERTRGEIVLTFGSLYPLLYKLEQDGLVRTESEEVEGRLRKYYALTITGRQTARQKLLDFTNFTQLMNQVMQLPLTLTTSPSPDPSTL from the coding sequence ATGGATTCGTCAACGTCGGAATACCTGCGGGGAACGCTCAAAACCATTGTGCTAGGCTTACTCGCTGAAAAAGACCGCATGTATGGCTACGAAATTACTCAGGCTGTCAAAGAACGTACCCGGGGTGAGATCGTACTCACCTTTGGCTCGCTCTACCCTCTCCTCTACAAACTCGAACAGGACGGCCTGGTGCGAACCGAATCCGAAGAAGTAGAGGGGCGGCTGCGTAAGTACTACGCCTTAACGATCACCGGGCGCCAAACCGCCCGGCAAAAACTCCTGGATTTTACCAATTTCACCCAGTTGATGAATCAGGTTATGCAGCTGCCGCTCACCCTGACTACGTCCCCTTCGCCAGATCCCTCTACCTTATGA